The genomic stretch ACGCCGACAACGGTGACGATCAGCGAAACCGTGCCGATGTCGTGGATCAGCCCGCTACGCAGCAGCAAGGTCCGGGTCGCCGCCATCGGCAGAAAGAACGCCAGATAGATGACGATGGAATGCTCGCCGCAATAGCGCAGGAAATTCAACCACTGCATGCGCGCCAATAGCGTGCCGGTCACGATGATGGCGCTGGCGCCGGCCAATCCAAGCGCGAGCGAAACCAAAGGCCATTCACTGGCGCCAAACTCAACCAGGCTGCCGTTGACGACGGCCCACAGCGCCAGGCCCGCCAGCGCCAGCACGGGACGGGCCCGCGCGCGATCGGACAGCGCGAACACGTAAGGCGCAAACAGATAACCGGAATAGAAATAGACGAAGCGTGCGCAGAATTCGTCGATCACGGTCCAACCGGTCACGACATGCGCCATCTCCAGCGCGGCGGCCAGGGCCAGAATCGCGAGCGGTGGCGTCTTGCGTGTCAGTTTTGTGACGGCGAAAAAGATCGGCAGCAGATAAATGAACCACAGGGTGCCGAACGGCTCGATGAAGGATTCCAGATAAAGCAATCCAACATGGCTCCAGCCGGCCTCGGCGGCCAGCGACGGCGCCTTGAAACCGAACTGGATCGTCACCCACAGCACGTAGAAATAGGCGAAATGCACGACCTTGCGGTCGAGATAGGTGCGCCAGTCGCGGCCGATCACGACCGACAGGAAAAGCCCGGAAATCAGGAAGAAATCCGGCATCCGGAACGGTTTGGCGAACATCACGACGAGGTGCATGAAGCCGGTCTGGTCGGCAGCCTTTTCCACGCCCAGCACCGAATGCATCATCACCACCATGACGATGCAGATGCCCTTGGCATAGTCGACCCAATCGACGCGTCCGCCCGCGGGAAATGCGGAACGCCCTGTCGACGCGGATGTGCCGTTAGATGTCATTGTTGTCCTGTTTCGGCGTGTCGGCGGCGCATCATCGGCCGGATCGGTTTCTTTCCCCTTTATCTTACAAATGGCATGCCGCTTTCCGGCGCTTTTTACGGTTTCCCCTTTGCCGCCAAATGTTTTAAGAGGCGCACAAGTTCGAAAAACCGTTAACCATAGAGAGCGGGTTATTCCATGCGCATTGCCATGATTGGCACGGGCTATGTGGGGCTGGTGTCCGGAGCCTGCTTTGCGGATTTCGGCCACCAGGTCACCTGCGTCGACAAGGATGCTGGCAAGATCGCCGCACTTCACCGCGGCGAAATCCCGATTTTCGAGCCCGGCCTGGACGCGCTGGTGGCGTCCAACGTGAAAGCCAGGCGGCTCGATTTCACCACCGATCTGGCCGCC from Bradyrhizobium sp. Ash2021 encodes the following:
- a CDS encoding acyltransferase family protein codes for the protein MTSNGTSASTGRSAFPAGGRVDWVDYAKGICIVMVVMMHSVLGVEKAADQTGFMHLVVMFAKPFRMPDFFLISGLFLSVVIGRDWRTYLDRKVVHFAYFYVLWVTIQFGFKAPSLAAEAGWSHVGLLYLESFIEPFGTLWFIYLLPIFFAVTKLTRKTPPLAILALAAALEMAHVVTGWTVIDEFCARFVYFYSGYLFAPYVFALSDRARARPVLALAGLALWAVVNGSLVEFGASEWPLVSLALGLAGASAIIVTGTLLARMQWLNFLRYCGEHSIVIYLAFFLPMAATRTLLLRSGLIHDIGTVSLIVTVVGVAASLVIWRIALALHANFLFERPAAFWIAPKKAAPVLQAAE